The sequence below is a genomic window from Pseudomonas cannabina.
GGAAACCGCTTGTGCGAGGAATTCAGCGAACTGGGCGACCGGCATCGAGCCAAGGTCAGCGCCTTCACGTGTACGCACAGCGACAGTTTGCATTTCAACTTCCCGATCTCCGATGACGAGGAGATAAGGAACCTTGAGCAAAGTATGCTCGCGGATTTTAAAGCCGATCTTTTCATTTCTCAAGTTGGACTTGGCACGAAACCCGCTTTCGGCCAGAGTTTTTTCCACTTCAAGGGCAAAATCGGCCTGTTTGTCAGTGATATTCATGATCACAGCCTGCGTCGGCGCCAGCCAGGCTGGAAACGCGCCTTCGTAATGCTCGATCAGAATTCCGATGAAACGCTCGAACGACCCAAGAATGGCACGATGCAACATGACCGGATTCTTGCGACTGTTGTCTTCCGAAACGTACTCGGCACTCAAACGGATCGGCAGATTGAAGTCCAGCTGCAAAGTGCCGCACTGCCATACCCGGCCGAGACAGTCCTTGAGGGAAAACTCGATTTTCGGCCCGTAAAACGCGCCTTCGCCCGGCTGCAGATCATAAGGCAGACCTGCGCTGTCGAGCGCCGAGGCCAGTGCCGATTCGGCACGATCCCAAAGCTCGTCGGAGCCTACACGCTTTTCAGGGCGAGTGGACAATTTGAGTTCGATATCCTTGAAACCGAAATCGGCGTAGACAGCCAGCGTCAGCTTGATGAACGCGGCGGACTCGGCCTGCATCTGATCTTCGGTGCAGAAGATATGCGCGTCATCCTGCGTGAAACCACGTACACGCATGATGCCGTGCAGCGCACCCGACGGCTCGTTACGGTGGCAGGCGCCGAACTCGGCCAGACGCATCGGCAGCTCGCGGTAGCTTTTAAGGCCCTGATTGAACACCTGCACGTGGCACGGGCAGTTCATCGGCTTGATGGCGTAGTCGCGACTTTCGGACTCGGTGGTGAACATGTTGTCAGCGTAGTTGGCCCAGTGCCCGGATTTTTCCCACAGCGAGCGATCGACCACTTGCGGGGTCTTGATCTCAAGGTAGCCGTTTTCACGCTGCACTTTGCGCATGTACTGCTCGAGCACCTGATACAGGGTCCAGCCCTGCGGGTGCCAGAACACCATACCCGGCGCTTCTTCCTGGGTGTGGAACAGACCAAGACGCTTGCCGATCTTGCGATGGTCGCGTTTTTCGGCTTCTTCGATCCGCTGGATGTAGGCAGCCAGTTGCTTCTTGTCCGCCCAGGCGGTGCCGTAAACGCGCTGCAACTGCTCGTTCTTAGCATCACCGCGCCAGTAGGCGCCCGACAACTTGGTCAATTTGAAGGATTTCAGGAAGCGGGTATTCGGCACGTGCGGACCGCGGCACATGTCGACGTATTCTTCGTGATAGTACAGGCCCATGGCCTGCTCGTTCGGCATGTCTTCGACCAGGCGCAGCTTGTAGTCTTCGTGACGGGCGGTGAACACCTCGATCACTTCGGCGCGCGGGGTGACTTTCTTGATGACGTCGTAATCTTTTTCGATCAGCTGCTGCATGCGCTGCTCGATCGCCGCCATGTCGTCAGGCGTGAACGGGCGCTCGAAGGCGATATCGTAATAGAAGCCGTCGTCGATCACCGGGCCGATGACCATTTTTGCAGTAGGATACAACTGCTTGACCGCATGCCCTACCAGGTGAGCGCAAGAGTGACGGATGATTTCCAGTCCTTCCTGATCCTTGGGGGTGATGATCTGCAGGCTGGCATCGTTTTCGATCAGGTCGCAGGCGTCGACGAGCTTGCCGTTGACTTTACCGGCGACGGTGGCCTTGGCCAGACCGGCACCGATTGAAAGCGCGACATCGGCTACGGAAACCGCATGATCGAATGAACGTTGACTGCCGTCGGGAAGAGTAATAGTTGGCATGGCGCCTCCTCTCCTAGTGGTGACCCCTACCAAAGGTCACGTGGGTTGGGATGAGCCAGTACGTGACTCGGTGGTGTGCCTGCCTCACAGTGGCAGGAGCCTTGCGGCAAACCTTGAACCGAACCAGATGACTGGAGTGTACGAAAATCTGCCTGCGTCGCACCCAAAGCCATCAGCGCTGGGGACACTTGAAAATAACAGGACGCGCATCCTAGCACAGCCGACTCGCCACCGGTCGAACATCAACGCAAATCAGGCCAAATAACACACCCTCTGAACTGACGGGCAGCCTGAACATCTGAACCAGTCGAGATTCGCTACGTTTCTTTATCAATGAAAGTCAGCAAAAGGAGAACACCATGAAGTTTTCTCGTCTGTCCGCCCTCCTCGCCTGCGCCACTGTTCTGGCCCCATGGGGTGCCCAGGCTGCCATGGATAAACCTGCGCACGACAAATTCACACAAGAGTGCGTCGCCGCTGCCAAACAACAGAACCTGAATACCAAAACCGCCGCGGCTCATTGCGAGTGCAGCGCCAAGGTGGTGAATGAGAAATTCACTCCGGCAGAAATCGCGTCCCTCAGCGACACCAAGACTGCGCCAGCCCCTGGACTGACTCAAAAACTGCAGAAACTGGTCACCGAAAACTGCACCCAGGCAAAATAATCAAATTTTTTAACGGGAGTGAAAAGCTCGCTTGAACCGCTGACAGCAGCACGCCCCCGCTCGCCTGAAAGCCATATGAAACGTGGCTTTCAGGGCGCCTTACAGTGACTGAAAATCGCTCAGACCGAGATATCACTTAGCCAGCTTTCGCGTATGACGCCTTGCATACATACGACCTTTGGGTAAAGAGATCACCTTAGTAGCTGTCTTTTTGCACATTTCGACTATGATAGGCCGGTGTGCCCAGTTGGCCTGAGCAGCACGTTACTGAAAATTATGTTTCTGGAGATACACCATGTCTAATCGCCAAACCGGCACCGTAAAATGGTTCAACGATGAAAAAGGCTTCGGCTTTATCACCCCACAGGGTGGCGGTGACGACCTTTTCGTACACTTCAAAGCAATCGAAAGCGACGGTTTCAAAAGCCTGAAAGAAGGCCAGACCGTTTCTTTTGTTGCTGCTAAAGGCCAGAAAGGCATGCAAGCAGAACAAGTTCGGGTTGACTGATTCACCTGATGTAAAAAAACCCCGTCACTGACGGGGTTTTTTTATGCGTGAAGCAAAAGCGCTGCCTCAGCCGCAGTTGATGCGCGTGACTTTTCCAGAGGCGTCGGTGTTGACGTTGACACGCTCGGAGCGGTACTCAAGCGTGACCATGTCGTCAGGCCCGAGGATGCGTGCGTCTTGCGAGCCCGAGCGAGTGCGTACTTGCTGCAAGAGCTCGATGGAGGCCGGTTTGCCGATTGCGAACTGGGCGAGCGCTGCATCACAGC
It includes:
- the thrS gene encoding threonine--tRNA ligase, with the protein product MPTITLPDGSQRSFDHAVSVADVALSIGAGLAKATVAGKVNGKLVDACDLIENDASLQIITPKDQEGLEIIRHSCAHLVGHAVKQLYPTAKMVIGPVIDDGFYYDIAFERPFTPDDMAAIEQRMQQLIEKDYDVIKKVTPRAEVIEVFTARHEDYKLRLVEDMPNEQAMGLYYHEEYVDMCRGPHVPNTRFLKSFKLTKLSGAYWRGDAKNEQLQRVYGTAWADKKQLAAYIQRIEEAEKRDHRKIGKRLGLFHTQEEAPGMVFWHPQGWTLYQVLEQYMRKVQRENGYLEIKTPQVVDRSLWEKSGHWANYADNMFTTESESRDYAIKPMNCPCHVQVFNQGLKSYRELPMRLAEFGACHRNEPSGALHGIMRVRGFTQDDAHIFCTEDQMQAESAAFIKLTLAVYADFGFKDIELKLSTRPEKRVGSDELWDRAESALASALDSAGLPYDLQPGEGAFYGPKIEFSLKDCLGRVWQCGTLQLDFNLPIRLSAEYVSEDNSRKNPVMLHRAILGSFERFIGILIEHYEGAFPAWLAPTQAVIMNITDKQADFALEVEKTLAESGFRAKSNLRNEKIGFKIREHTLLKVPYLLVIGDREVEMQTVAVRTREGADLGSMPVAQFAEFLAQAVSRRGRQDTE
- a CDS encoding I78 family peptidase inhibitor, translated to MPLKFATLGFVVVTSLLAGCSSTGSDSSAEAAPVKADAPASNVVPGRCDAALAQFAIGKPASIELLQQVRTRSGSQDARILGPDDMVTLEYRSERVNVNTDASGKVTRINCG
- a CDS encoding cold-shock protein, with amino-acid sequence MSNRQTGTVKWFNDEKGFGFITPQGGGDDLFVHFKAIESDGFKSLKEGQTVSFVAAKGQKGMQAEQVRVD